The nucleotide window CAATGAGGTCTCTCTGGAAAAATACAAGTGAGTAGCCAAGCGTATTGCTGTGTAGCTCAATCCCATTCACTAGATTATCATAACTGCTTCTATTAAAGCTTGCTTACATCTACATTTACAACCTCTCCCAAGACTCTCTGGCAGTAGACTTTCCATTACAGCAAATGAAAGAGCAAAGCCCAATTGAACAGTCAGCTGCCACAATAAATCTTTCATAAAATCCCATTAAGAACTAAACGAAAGTCACTACAGTAGCACCACAAACACCCTAGTCTTGGACTATTTCAGTCAACTCACGGGCTTGAATAGGATGGGAAGAGACAATCTTTTAAATTCCCATGGCTGTTATTTTTCCTCCATTCTCTTGAAGTCAAACTCACTCGAGTATGGTTCATCAGGTCGAGACTCTTCACTACTTTGCCCAGCTCGCCATCCTTTATGTATGAGTGCAGAGAGCGAGTGCTGTTTACTTATGGGATTTCACAGCCAAGCCCGTCGCTACGCTAGCTCAATTGTAATACCTCTGACACCCTGGCTAAGATCGATTAATGAATTCAGTGAGAAAAGGGAGTATCCAATAGATCTTCTCCTAGCAAACACTACTTTCTCtttacactcctcctccttttctttcccccccccccccttccaaacATAAACTGATTTCTTTGCCTTCTCAAATGACCTTTTAGTGTCAATGTATGATTCTGGTAGAGGTTGCATACAATTatctttttcattttaaaaaaaaaaaagtgaaaagggACTGAATGCTGGGTTTTACAGTCCTAGGCTGGTATTGCACTCTTGCATGTTTGGCATCCCTTGAATGCAAAGGAATGTTCCCTTTTTAATGAAGTTGCTATCCTCCAATTGGTGCTGGTTTTTTAGTCAGTGGGGTCTGTCTACATATTTGGTTCTCAATCATAAATTTATATTGCCAGACTTGTATTCATCCACAAATGCTAGGCAGAAGAATCTCCTGACAGCAGTTTGATTCTGGCCCATAAACCTGTGTGGTGTATGATACTGCATTTTCTTAATTCATTATCAAACTGATAAGAACATTAGACTAATAGATTTTGTTTTTAGTGCCTTGATTTCAGATCTGAGCTGAATAGTGTTGCTGAATCACTGACCACATTTTCCTATTGTAAATGAGGCTAGCTGCTTTAAACGTTCAATGTAGTGTCCAGTGCTCCTGATGGCTGAATTTCTCTGGTCACCTTAAATCCACCCACATCCACAAAACTGACTGAGAATCTTGGAGAAGTATTGTCGATCAGAAATGCATCAGATGCCCAATTGTTTACAGCAATATCTCAAAGTACCCTTGCCAAgatgtagtaacagacttcaggaggatgtagacaaactggtgaaatgggcagatacatggcaatgAAATTAATGCAAATaaatgtgaaatgatgcattttgggaggaagaatgaggagaggcaatataaactaagtggtacaattttaaagggggtgcaggaacagagacctgggggttcacatacacaaatctttgaagatggcaggacaagttgataagcttgtttaaaaagcatacaggatctgtggctttataaataaaggcatagagtataaaagcaaggaagttatgttaaaccttttataaaacactggttaggcctcagctggagtattgtgtccaattctgggcagcacactttttaggtaggagagagtgcagaggagatttaccaggatgatcacagtgatgagggacttgagttatgtggtgagactagagaagctaagattgttctccttggatcagggaaggttaatgggagatttaatagaggtgttcaaaattatgaagggttttgatagagtaaataagaagaaactgtttccactggcaggagggttggtaaccaggtgacacagatttaagataattgtcaaaagaaccaaggggaaaGCTGAGGAGAACTCTTTTGTACGCAGTGAGTTACGATCAAgtatgcactgcctgtaaggacattagaagcagattcagtagtcttttttaaaagggatttgtacttgaaggggaaaaaatttgcagggctatatggaaagagcaggggatgggactaattagatagctctttcaaagagtcagcatgggccaaatggcttccttctgtaaaattctatgttgcTGTAATTGAGGggttactttttttttatatacctcTGCACAAAGGCATCAAGAAAATGAACACTAATGAGTTTAAAAACCCTAAAGGCAGTGGTTAAATGGGACATTGCAATCAAGTATTGCTACTTAATGTTTGGGTTTTCAGACTGTTCTAATTTGGTGCGTCTCCTTCCTTTCCTCTAGCAACAACTCAAAATTTAAAAACTTTTATGCTCTACCATTTTCTGACTTGACTGATGAACTGAATAATTTAAAATGACTGTCTTAATTAGAAAACCACAATCGGCTTgtcttgctgcttttttttccctcctgctcctgtgaCACTACGAATGCAGAAGCAGATATGACTGGTTGCAGTCTGGATCTTTTTGGTACAAGAAATGTGAAGCTGAACTAGTAGAgttgatagaattttttttcccaaacTGGGTTAGTTCAGTTTCAGCTGACTGGTCTACGCCAATTCAAAATCTTGTGGCAGGATGTTGAGCAAGTTTTTAAGAGTTTCAGAAGGATACATGAAGGCCAGTGGTGGTTAATCTTGCTAGCTCCAATGAGCCCAAAACTTGGCTGAGGATGATTCTGACAAGATGAGATTTCAAAAGGCAAAATATGGAAGTTCATCTGCCTTTATAAACCCAAGAGACAGTAAAGCTGTAGAAAACCACTAATATGCAGCTTTAATGTTAGTATCAGAATAATGCACTAGGACACAGGTGTTCTCCCCAAACTCTTTACCAAGATTTGAAAACTTTGATCCCCTAGAGTAGTTAGTTTGGTTCCAAGGCTATTTCTCTTTTTAAAGAGTTGGATTTCAAAAATTGCTCTTTGGTGAACAAGGGAAATATATTTTGTTTTAGAACAGTAAATTCTTCTTTAATATTGTATTTGCTTATATTGCAATTGTTTCTTTAGTCTATGATGCAATTCCTGGCTATTAAACCCACCCAGCCCAATGCTTTGATGTGATCAAGGTATAGTTATACTGTGCAAGTACCTATAACTGCCCTGAGAAGTGGTTATGTTTTCAGTGCATGCATCTATGTTCTGTGCTGCCAAACCAACCAGCAGCAATCTTTTTAAATCTTGTTCTGCTTTTTAGGGGATTTGTCTGCATTATCACAAACGTGGCCTCCAAATGAGGAAAGACTGCCGTAAACTACACTCAGCTTGCTCAACTTTATTCCCAGTATGCTGAGAGGGGTTTACGGATTTTGGCTTTTCCCTGCAATCAGTTTGGTAAGCAGGTAAGCTTTGGGAAAATGTAGGAAGATGAACATCCAATGCATGCAGATTTCTTGCGACCTTTCTATAACATTTCCATCCCATTATTAACGATTTGAGTTAGGAGTTTCTTGACAGGTAGTCACAAAGAAGGATGAATTTCATTGGCTTACTGTCCTTTCATAATTATACTGTTTAAGCAAGGCTAAAAGTTACCTCCATTCAAAAGTCTTGACTTTCTGTCGTCTCTCTCAAAAGAATCTCTTGTAATGCATAGTTTTTGGCACAGTATTTTAAACTATCTAAATTTGGTCCAGAATTTTAAGAAATTTAGGGTTTGTAACTTGTCATTACATTTCTGATTTGAACCTAGTTTGAACTGAATGAACTATTTAAAATCATATACAGCAGTGGGTAGTGTAATCTTATTGATTTTCTAAAGAGTAGGAAAACATTTTGTCCCCGTCCCAAATCTCTAAGTGCTATCATATTGTCCACGTACAAGATGCACTCTAAATCCTTGTGGTAAACCTAAAGTTTGGTTACTGAATTTCAActatatatttgggacagtactGCAGTCTGATGTATAGGAAACTGAATAGAATTCACATTTAAAATTTTCCAGTTGGAACTAATACATCTTGAAATGCTGTCGCTTATTTTCAGGAGCCTGGAAATGAGGAACAAATTAAAGCGTTTGCAAGTCAGTACAACGTAGAGTTCGACATGTACAGTAAAATTGATGTAAATGGTGATAATGCCCACCCTCTCTGGAAATGGATGAAGGAGCAGCCCAAAGGGAAAGGGCTCTTGGGAAAGTATGTAGAATCTACAAGTAACAGTACCCGTATTTAaatatggaatgttgtcatttttaTTAAGTGTAGAATCTTTCTTGCATGAGAGGGTGACCTGATCAGAATAATTGTCCCTTTTTTTTCCCCCGCTCTAGTTCGGTGTTTCAGTCCTTAAAAACTGATTGCAACTCAAGTTGTTATGGGCATTTCTGACCCAAAATATAATGGTGTCTTAAAATTGACATTCAGCTCTTAAGAAGCTGAACCTCTGGTTCCAGAGTGTTAAGCTCCTTAAAGATGTGCTACCCAGTTCACTTATAAACTTCCATTGGTTTATCAGGAATAAATGTAGAATTATCACAATTCATGTTAAACTTTGAACTGTCTTCAAGGAAATCTAAagctttatttgtttttttacagTGCCATCAAGTGGAACTTCACCAAGGTATGGCGACTAGTTGCTTTCATGTCAGTCAGCTACATCTGTCTATAGAACATGCAATAAAAATCCAAAATGGACAGTGTTGTTCAACACTTTTCATATGATTAACTTGCTAACAATTTTTCCCTTCATTTCTAGTTTCTGATTAACAAAGAGGGTCAGGTTGTCAAGAGGTATTCTCCCATGGATGACCCTCTGGTAAGTAAATTTAAACCAACGTTCTCCATGTGAACTGTATTTGTGCAACTTTAGGATGCATTGTCAATAGGCCATCTATAGACCAAATCTATACAACTGGAactctttttggtttgaagttgCAACTGGATTAAAGCCTCCCGTGCTTGATGTACGAAAGGATGTACCCTTTACCCCAGTCTCGTACTGGCACTTTCTGATTTGGAATGGCTACCACGTTCGTCTTGTCCCACGCCAGTGTTCCAGATGATTTTTagcaagcttttttttaaacctgtgatGTGTAAATGCACATTGCCCAGTATCAGTTTTGGATAGATGCTTGTGCAAAAGTTAAAATCAGAAATATTATTTCTAGTggtaaataataaaaataaatgcaCTTGTTACATAAATGTGTGGTGTGAAGAATACTACTGTTCAGAGTACAATATTCCTATGAATGTCTAATTGAATCTTGTTGTAATTGAAAGTGAGTAAGTTCACCTAGTGCAGCAAAATCATATCTATTTCTAAATTCATTTGATATAGAATACTTATCCTTTAGGGGAATCTAAGGTACTGTATTATGTTGTATAACAACATGCTGTGCTACTGTTAGTGTCTTTATGAACTTTATCCACAGACATTTGAAGCATTGTTAAGTTACAGATTAGTGATCCTGCCATTAATATGCTGGGGATGGGGTTTCTCCCCTTGCCCTCCCCCTACCTACTTAGGTATGGTTTCATGGGCATTGATCAACATCTGGTATCTCTCCCAAATGGACATTCATGTGGGAGCTCATAGTgactggcaggctatttgattggCCACATCACCTTGACTGCTGATCCTACTCCAGTCCTTCTGACCCTTTCCAGCAAGAACTGGTGCATAGTGATTAAGTGGCAAAGTTCTAGTATGGGTTTTTCTTATTCCTTTTTGTTTAGCAAagagcactgaagccaattgtcacAACCCAGCTGTCCCTAGTGACAATTGGCACAGACCAAGAATTGGACAGCGAACGTCCTAATTTTATATGGACCAGTTACATACTGCATTGCTAACTGAGCCATCCAGGATGTGTATTGAACAGACTTATGGGTTATGGAGAAAAGTTGACCACTTCTGCTTTAGGCCTCTTCTGATGCTGTAAATGTGCAGAGTGACCATCAAACTGTAGGATTTGTCATACTCTATTATCTTTTggggaggttttttctttaaatttttgCATGGCTTCTCGTATGTAAACATAATAGTTTTCACATTCCAAGAAAAGCAAAACTAAGTTACCTGCTGAATAATTCTGGTGTAACTGTTTCTGTATTACAGCTGGGGGAACTTTATTTCCCATTAAGGGTTGTTGAGGACTTCAGATTACAATTAATGAAGGTCACTTAGTGTTCCTGTGCCCATGGGTTTCTGAATTAGCTGTAACTAACCCCCTTCTATGGTGTTTCCTTGCAGAATAAGCTCCTACATTTTAAATTTTCTACATCTCTTCCCAGAAGAGATGCATTAGTGGTCTGTTAGATTTGATAGTTTTGGCTTTATATCTTGAGTAGGAAAGCTTTATCAATGAGCAACTTAGTGCAGTGAAAGGAAAAAGACCAGCAGGCAAGGCAACAAAAGAATTGACAAAAGGGAGCAGAAAACCAAGTTACTAGAAAGAACAGGAAGGACCAAGAAAATCAGGTAAAGGAAAATGGTACTTAGCTAGAGATAGAGATGAATATCTCCACTTTCTCATCGTAATTATAAAATGTACGATTTCCCTCCCTGGATGGAGTGATTCATGTTTGCTCTACCTAGACACTGGTTCAATATAATCCCAAATCTTCAGAATGGGAATATTGTCAATCCAAAAATGTAAATTTCTTTGCAGTGAAGGAACCAGTCAGCATTCCTGTAGGTCTGGATTGAATCCTTGTATACCAGCCCTATGTAGCCTCTTTAGTTTTTCTACTGCTGCCCTTTTAGTTTTCAGACAGGGCAGAAATTTGTATTGAGATTTTATAG belongs to Heptranchias perlo isolate sHepPer1 chromosome 29, sHepPer1.hap1, whole genome shotgun sequence and includes:
- the LOC137299530 gene encoding phospholipid hydroperoxide glutathione peroxidase GPX4-like — translated: MISSSRDLIKRIFLLGLAAVKEQKRTAVMSAQPEDWRKAASIYEFSAKDIDGNEVSLEKYKGFVCIITNVASKUGKTAVNYTQLAQLYSQYAERGLRILAFPCNQFGKQEPGNEEQIKAFASQYNVEFDMYSKIDVNGDNAHPLWKWMKEQPKGKGLLGNAIKWNFTKFLINKEGQVVKRYSPMDDPLVIENHLPNYL